DNA from Euzebya rosea:
CGCGGTCGGTCAGGCGTCGGCCCGCCTGGGTGTGGATGACGATGCGTCGGTCGGCGATCGCCTCCTCCAGCGCCAGCGCGCGCCCGAGCTCCTGCGCGGTGTCGAGGACGAGGGACTCCGAGGCCGGCACGGGCGGGTCGTCGGCCCGGATCGACGCCACCGCCAGCGCTGCCCGGGCACGGGTCAGGGCTGCCGCCGCGGTCGTGTGGCGCGAGGCCTGGCAGACACCGACGACCGGGTCCGCCAACGCCCGCAGCCCGTCGCGGACGGGCAGTGGACCGGCCAGCGTGGTGTGCACGAGGTCACCGATGTCGGCGCGGCCGGCCATGTCGACGAACCCCAGCTCGCCGGTGCCGACCCGGCAGGTGGTCACCCCCAGCGCATCGTCCAGCTGCTGTGCGCAGACCGTCAGGAACTGGGCGGCCTGCCGCCCGCCGTAGGCCGCGGCAACGTCGTCGTACCGACGAAGCCGGACGATGACCACGGTCCCTCCGGCGGGGGAGCGAAGGGCCGATCCCAGGGCGAGGTCGATCACGGCGGCGCCCGGCAGCCCCGTCTCGACGTCGGTGACGAGCTGCTGGCGCAGGTGTTCGTCGTGCTGCTGCCGGGCGACGGCGCTGCCGATCAGGTCGGCGGCAGTGTCGAGGAGGTGGACCAGGTGGGCGTCCCACGACGCGGTCCGGCTGCCGACGAACAGCAGGCTCCTGATGACGTTGTCGACCACGATCGGGGCGATCACCCCTGAGCGAAGGCCCAGGACCTTCATCTCGCGGCCGGTGTCGAAGCGGGTGTCGGTCAGCCCGTCGACCACGTGCACCGTGGCTTCGTCCCGCACCGCCTGTGCACACCAGGGGAGTCCGCGCAGGGACGCCGCACGGAGCTCGCCGGCGTGGTCGCCGAGCACCTCCACCACCGCCGACTCGTCGATGCGCAGCCACGACGCCGCGTCCACCCCGACCATCCGGCGAAGCCGCTCCAGCAGCTCCAGCAGGGCGCCGGCCAGGTCCTCGGCAAGCAGGCGTCGGCTCAGGTCGCCGACCAGCTGCTGCCCTGCCCGTGCCTCCTGGACGCCCAGATCGCGCTGGGCGTCGGAGGACCGGTCGATGATGATGAGGGCAGCGCCAGCGCCGCCGTCGACCGCACCTTCTCCAGCAGCGTCGTCAGCGGTGAAGGGGAGGACGTCGACGGTGATCGGCGTCGACCTGCCGTCCAGCGAGAGGGCGCCGTCGACCACGATCGGCCGTCCGGACGCAATCGTGCGAACGAGCCGCTCGCGGTCGATCGGGGTTCGTTCGGCGACCGCCCACTGCGCGGCGGCGTCGAGGGCGAGGAACGAATCGAGGGGACGGCCGAGCACGCGCTCCGCCGCGGGGTTCAGCCACCGCAGCCGACCATCGCGGTCCGTGATCGCGGCCGCGCAGGTCATTGCCTCGAGGATCACGGTCCTGCCGTGCTCCACCAGCCCCTCGTGCGCCTGCATATTGACCTACCGTAGTGGGCAACTACTCACAGTTATGGTACTGCGGTTGTCGGCCGACGTCACCTTCGCCTTCGCTGGCTGAGCGGAGCCTGTGGACTCGGCAAAGAGTTCACCAAGCGGCCGTGGTGGCCGGACGGGCTGGCTACGGTCGGCGGCGTCCCGCCCCGGGGGAACGCCGAGCAGGAGAAGACATCGTGAACGCCAGGACCCTCATCGGCGGCATCGCCGCCCTCGCCGTCGTCGGCGCGGGCGTCGCCGTCTGGTACCTCAACCGCCCCGCCGCGGAGGTCGCCAGCATCGACAACGCCCTCGAGGCCGTTGGGAGCGACGCCGCCGACGCCACCGACGTCACCGACGCCACCGACCCCGCCGACGGCGAGGCCGTCGGGACCGCCGCCACGGCCGTGGACGACGTCAGCGGGACCTGGACGGTCAACACCGACATCGGCACCTTCGACTTCGCGGACGCCACCTCGTCCTTCGTCGGCTTCAGGGTCGACGAGGAGCTGGCCAGCGTCGGCGAGACCGAGGCGGTCGGCCGGACACCTGCGGTGACCGGTGAGCTGGTCATCGACGGGACGACCCTGACCGCTGCCACCATCGATGCCGACTTCACCGCGATCGTGTCCGACGTGCCGCGCCGCGACGACGCCATGCAGCGCGCGATGGGCGTCGCGGACCACCCGACCGGCACCTTCGTCCTCACAGAACCGGTCGACTTCGGCGAGGTGCCGTCGGCCGAGGACCGCGTCACGTTCTCCGCCGTCGGTGACCTGACGGTCAACGGTGTCACCAACGCCGTCACCCTCGACATGGAAGCGCAGGTCGCCGACGGCAACATCCTCGTCGTCGGGACGACCCCGGTGGTCTTCGCCGACTACGACGTGGAGACACCGACCAGCCGCGCCGTGGTCTCCCTCGAGGACAACGGGACCGTCGAGGTCCAGCTCTGGTTCTCCGCCGCCTGACACGGTGCGCACCACGGCCGGGCCACCCCCTCACATGGCCCGGCCGCAGTTCCGCACTCCGCTCACCCCCGGTCCCGGTCGCGCCTCCGCGCGGACTCGATCACGCCGGTCAGCTCCATCCAGCCCTCGAAGGGTTCGCCGGGACCACCGTCCGGTCCGAGGACGAGTCCCCGGATCGGTGCGGCGTCGCGGTCGACCAGGACGGTCAGGCGCAGCCTGTCGTCGGCAGTCCGGTCGGTCGTGTCGCATGGGGGAAGCACGGGACGAGGACCATGCCCCCGATGCGATCCCGCGTCGTCGGGGACCCACCCCGAACCTTCGTCAGGGGCGCTCGGCAGCGGGGTCGGCGTCGGTGTCGGCGATCGCTGACCGCAGCTGTCCGCGGCTGGCGATGCCCAGCTTGCGGTAGACGTTGCTCAGGTGGGTCTCGACGGTCTTGCGGGTCACGAAGAGCTGCTCGGCGATGGCCCGGTTGCTGTGACCGGCGGCGGCACGTCGCGCCACTCGCAGCTCGGAGGGGGTCAGGGCGTCGACGCCTTCCACGGCCAGCTCCGGGCGCCGGGCCCCCGCCACCTCCAGCTCCTCGCCCACGCGGCGGACCAGCCGGTGCGCGCCGCACCGCTGGGCCTCGGCCAGGCCCGCCCGCAACATGGCGCGAGCATCCCGCCGATGGCCCGCACGTCGCAGGGCCGCCCCGAGCTCGACGTGCACCCGTGCCCGCTCCAGTGCGGCGTCGGTGCCGGCAACCAGTGTCCGGGCACGGCCGAGCAGGTCGACCGCCTCGTCCCGGTCGTCGCTGATGAGGGCCCGCACGCGAAGCGCCCCGGCGATGGTCGCCGGCGCCCCGAAGGCCTCCGCCAGGGTCAGGTTGTCCTCGGCGCACTCCCGTGCGGTGTCGAGGTCGCCCATGCCCCGCGCCGCGAGGGCTGCCCCGCCCCGCCAGTCGCAGAAGGCGCCCGGACCACCAGCGGACATGAACCGCTCCCCGGCCCGGGTGAAGGCCGCCAGGGCCTGTTCGTGCCGTCCGCGCGCGAGGTCGACGGCCCCTTGCCCCGTCAGGAACCAGCCGTACAGCGGCGACCCGCCCCAGTGCTGGTCGGCCCGGGGGTGGCTGACCGCGTCCAGCGCCTCGTCCGGACGGTCGCGTTCCAGCGACGCGACGGCCAGCGCATACCGTGACACCGCGGACGTGGCGAGGAAGGCCGCCGAGGTGTCCTCTGCCAGGCGGATCCCGTCGGTCCCGTCGCCCGCGGCGTCGGTCAGGCGTCCCAGCATCAGGTTGCAGAGGGCGCGAAGCGGCAGCAGCGAGGCGTGGGTCGTCATGTGGCCCCGTCGGCTGGCGACCTCGGAGAGCTCGTCGACGAACGCCAGCGCGCGACGCCACCGTTCGCAGCGGACCAGCGCCAGGACGAGCGGCTCCAGGATCGGCAGCCCGGCCTCGCGCAGCAGGTCGGGTGCGGTCATGGCGCGGTCGGTGAGGTCGACCAGCCGTGCGTGCGTGACCGGCGCCCCGTCTGCGGATCCTGCGAGGCCGAGCGCCATCTGACCGGCGGTGATCGCACGCAGCAGGGTCTGGAGGTGCTCGTCGGCGGCGTCCGCCGGGCGCAGGCCCGCCAGCCGGCGGGCGGCCTCACCCGACGGCCGGGAGTGCAGGTTCCTGGACATGTCCAGGCCGCCGAGCAGGCGTGCCTCGACCCGCGGGTCCAGGCGGACGTCGTCGGATCGCAGCCGGCGGCCGTGGTCGTAGGCACGGGCGGCGTCCTCGAACCGACCGGCGGCGTAGAGGCTGTCCCCCAGGGTGACCGCGACCGGCACCGTCGTCTCGGCCCGGCTCGTCCGCCGCAGGGCCTCGCCGAGGTGGGTCAGCGCGCTGGCCATGCCTGCGGCGGCCTCCGCAGTGCCCAGCTCGACGAGCACCTGCACCTCGACGGCCGGATCGACCACCAGCTCGAGCGCGGTGTCGAGCAGCTCGACGGCCCGGGCCGGGGCAGCCCGCCGCATCGCGTCGGTGGCGGTGCGACGCAGGACCTCGACGGCCCATTCCTCGCGGACGGGCGATGCACGCAGCAGCTGCGAGGCCACGTCCTGATCCCGTCGGGACAGCCCGTGCAGCACGCGTGCCGCCGTGGCGTGCAGGCGCGCACGCCGCGCCGGACCGAGGTCCTCCAGCACCGCCTCGCGCACGATGGGATGCACGAAGCTCGGGGCGTCATCCCCGGGGGAGAGGAGGGTCGAGGCGTAGAGCTGGTCGAGGACGCCGTCCAGCTGGTCCTCGGTCAGGCCGGACACGGCCACGAGCACCTCGGGCGTCGCGGCGGACTCCAGCGCCGCCACCGCCGCTGCAACGTCGGCGGCGTCGCTTCCGAGCTGTCCCAGCTGGACGAGCATGGCGTTGCGGATGCCGGCAGGCCGCAGGTCGTGCAGGTGGTCGGCGGCGGTGTCGTCGGGGACGATGGCCTCGTGTCGCACCGTGGCCGCCAGCTGATGGCAGAGGAACGGGTTGCCGGCGACCGCGTCGACCACGGACGTGCGGAACGCGTCGGTGGCCTCCGGCAGCAGGCGCGACACCAGGGTCCGTACGGCATCTGCGGACAACGGCCACAGCGTCACGGTGGTGGACATCGTGGTCAGGTGGGCGAGGAGGCGAGCGACCTCCGTCGAGGTCGGCTCGCCGGTGCGCGCCGTGACCAGCACCACGACCGGCAGGTCCTCCACTCGGGCGAGGAGGTAGCACAACCACCGCAGCGTCTGCGGGTCGGCCCACTGCGCGTCGTCGACGACCAGCAGCAGCGGTCGGACCTCCGACAGGTTGGCGACGGCCCAGTGCAGCCCGTGCACCCGTGGGAACGGGTCACCGTCGGCGGTGTCGAGCGCCGACGCGTCCACGAGGGGTTGGGCGAGGGCGGCAGCCCCGCGCAGGACGGTGGCCCGCTCCTCGGGGTCCAGCCGTTGGAGCAGCTGCACCGCCACCCCCCACGGGAACCCCCGTTCGAGGTCGAGGCCCCGAGCCTGCAGCACCCGGAACCCCTCCGCCTCGGCCGCGACCGCACACGCCCGGGCGACGGAGGTCTTCCCCGTCCCGGCGGATCCCTCGACCAGCACGCCCGCCCCGGCACCTGCACCGGCGCGGTGGAGCGCCGAGGCGACGGTGTCGAGCACCTCGTCGCGTTCGAGCAGGAACGACACGGTCGGCCCCCCGTGGGCCGACCCCCCTGCTCGCGTCGGTGACCCCATGACGAGGGCAGGCTACACCGCGTGATGCCCGCGCAGGAGGGCACACGTCGTTCACCGGCCACCGTTGTCCACACGAAGGTTGTCCACAGCTCGGGGCGATGTCGGCGGACCCGGTGGCCGCCGTCGTGCTTCGGTTGGGGCATGACCGCCACGACCCTTGCCCCCGACACGACCCTCCCGACCAACCGCCTGGTGCTGCCCGATCATCGTCACCGGCCACATGTCGGCTGCCCCGAGGACGCCGACCGGCTGGTCAGGCCCCGGCTGGTCGGGCTGGACCGCGAACGCTGCCTCCTGCTGTCCCTCGACGCCCGCCATCGGCTGATCGCACTCGACGTGGTGTCGGTCGGCACGGCCACCCACACGTTCATGTCCCCCCGCGAGATCTACCGCGACGCCCTGCTCCGCGGGGCCAGCGCGGTCTTCCTGGCCCACAACCATCCCTCGGGTGATCCGAGCCCCTCGGATGCCGACCGGGCGATCACCCGACGGCTGCACCGGGCAGGCGCGACGGTGGGGGTCGACCTGCTCGACCACCTCGTCATCGGAGACCACGAGTTCGTGTCGCTTGCACGAGAAGGTGCGTGCTGAACCCCGTCGTGGCCGTCCGTCCGGGCAAGGTCCATACGACAGGGGGCAGCGGGGCAACCGCGGCACTGCGACCGGGGCTACACTCGTGGGACGCACCGGGATGCTCCGGTGCCCGATTTCCGCACCTCTGTCCGGACTCACTTCCCCCGTGTCGACCACTCCGCAGAACCTCAACCAGCTCCCCCTGTTCGGCCGCGACATCGCCGTCGACCTGGGGACCGCGAACACGCTCGTCTACGTGCGTGGGCGCGGCATCGTGCTGAACGAACCCAGCGTGGTGGCGATCAACACCCGCAACGGCGCGATCCTCGCCGTGGGCGCCGAGGCCAAGCGGATGATCGGGCGCACCCCGGGACACATCGTGGCCATCCGGCCGCTGAAGGACGGCGTCATCGCCGACTTCGACGTGACCGAGAAGATGCTGAACTACTTCATCCGCAAGGTGCACCGCCGCCGCTACATGACCTGGCTGAACAAGCCCCGCGTCGTGGTGTGTGTGCCGTCGGGCATCACCGGTGTCGAGCAGCGTGCCGTCGAGGAGGCCTCCATCCAGGCCGGCGCCCGCGCCGCCTACATCATCGAGGAGCCCATGGCCGCCGCGATCGGCGCCGGTCTCCCGGTCCACGAGCCAGCCGGCAACATGGTCGTCGACATCGGTGGTGGCACCACCGAGGTCGCCGTGATCTCCCTCGGTGGGATCGTCACGTCCGCCTCGATCCGCATCGGCGGGGACGAGCTGGACGAGTCGATCATCAACTACGTCAAGAAGGAGTACTCGCTGATGCTCGGCGAGCGCACCTCCGAGGAGATCAAGATGGCCATCGGGTCGGCGTTCCCGATGCCCGAGGAGTCCCACGCCGAGATCCGCGGCCGTGACCTCGTGTCCGGCCTGCCCAAGACGATCATCATCTCCGCGGAGGAGATCCGTCGGGCCATCGAGGAACCGGTCAACTCCATCGTCGACGCGGTCAAGAACACCCTCGACCGCACCCCGCCCGAGCTCGCGGCCGACATCATGGACAAGGGCATCGTCCTGACCGGCGGCGGCGCCCACCTGCAGGGCCTCGACGAGCGGCTGAAGCACGAGACCGGCATGCCGATCCACGTCGCCGACCAGCCCCTGAACTCCGTTGCCATCGGCTCCGGCAAGTGCCTGGAGGAGTTCGAGGCGCTCAAGCGCGTCCTGATCTCCTCCTCGCGTCACTGACGCGAGGCAGCCAGGCCCACCGTGAACCGTCGACGCACCGTCATCGCGGCGTTCCTCCTGATCGCCCTGGCCTTCATCACCCTGGACTTCCGTGAGTCCGGCGGACCGGTGGGCGGGCTCCAGCGGGGCGCCGACGCGGTCTTCTCGCCCATCCAGGAGGGGTTCGCGGCGCTCGTGCGTCCGATCGGCGGCTTCTTCGGGTCGATCTTCGACCTCGGGACCCTGCGCAGCCAGATCGAGCAGCTGCAGGAGGAGAACGCCACCCTGCGCCAGCGCGGCCTGCGGATCGCCGACATCGAGCGTCGCCTGACCGAGGCCGAGGAGCTGCTGGGCATGGTCCAGCGCGAGAACCTGCGGGTCGTCGGCGCCCGTGTCATCGCCGCCCCGCCCGGCACCTTCCAGCGCGAGATCCTCATCGACGTCGGCGCCGGCCAGGGCGTCGCACAGGGCATGGCCGTCATCAACGACCGCGGCGTCGTCGGCCAGGTCATCCAGGTCACCAGCACCCGCGCACGGGTGGCCCTGCTGACGTCGGTGGAGACCGGCGACTTCTCCGTCAACGCCGTCACCCCCGACTTCCGTTCGCCCGGCCTGCTGTCGGGCCAGGGGTCCGGGCTGCTGCGCCTGGAGATGCTGGACTCCAACATCGCCGTGCCGCTGGACGCCGAGATCGTCACGCTGCGGTTCCAGGGCAGCCTCGTGCCGCCCGGCCTGCCGATCGGCATTATCGAGCCCCCGGCCGACGGCGACACCGAGGGCGAGCGGTTCCTCAGCGTGCGGCCCTTCGTCGACTTCGGCGAGCTGTCCACCGTTGCCGTGGTGATCGCCGGCCCCGAGGAGGACGGCGAGTTCACCGAGGAGGAGACGATCGAGGCCGACATCGCGCCGGCCCCGACGGTGACGCTGGCCCCCGACCCCGACGCCGTGGCCGTTCCCGGCGTGGACTTCCCGGCGCCGGCCACGCCGACGGAGGACCCGAGCGCCTCGCCGTCCCCCTCGCCGTCGCCGACCGAGACCGAGGGCTGAGATGCCCGCACGCATCGTGGCCATCACCGTGCTGATCATCAGCGCGCTGCTGGTCAAGACGATCGTGGCACCCACCTTCGCCGTCGCCGGCTACCGACCCGACGTGCTCGTGCTGGTCGTCGTCGGCATCGCCCTGCTCGACGGCCCCGACACGGGGCTGCGGCTGGGCTTCGCCGCGGG
Protein-coding regions in this window:
- a CDS encoding YceI family protein — protein: MNARTLIGGIAALAVVGAGVAVWYLNRPAAEVASIDNALEAVGSDAADATDVTDATDPADGEAVGTAATAVDDVSGTWTVNTDIGTFDFADATSSFVGFRVDEELASVGETEAVGRTPAVTGELVIDGTTLTAATIDADFTAIVSDVPRRDDAMQRAMGVADHPTGTFVLTEPVDFGEVPSAEDRVTFSAVGDLTVNGVTNAVTLDMEAQVADGNILVVGTTPVVFADYDVETPTSRAVVSLEDNGTVEVQLWFSAA
- a CDS encoding rod shape-determining protein, whose protein sequence is MSTTPQNLNQLPLFGRDIAVDLGTANTLVYVRGRGIVLNEPSVVAINTRNGAILAVGAEAKRMIGRTPGHIVAIRPLKDGVIADFDVTEKMLNYFIRKVHRRRYMTWLNKPRVVVCVPSGITGVEQRAVEEASIQAGARAAYIIEEPMAAAIGAGLPVHEPAGNMVVDIGGGTTEVAVISLGGIVTSASIRIGGDELDESIINYVKKEYSLMLGERTSEEIKMAIGSAFPMPEESHAEIRGRDLVSGLPKTIIISAEEIRRAIEEPVNSIVDAVKNTLDRTPPELAADIMDKGIVLTGGGAHLQGLDERLKHETGMPIHVADQPLNSVAIGSGKCLEEFEALKRVLISSSRH
- a CDS encoding EAL domain-containing protein, whose amino-acid sequence is MQAHEGLVEHGRTVILEAMTCAAAITDRDGRLRWLNPAAERVLGRPLDSFLALDAAAQWAVAERTPIDRERLVRTIASGRPIVVDGALSLDGRSTPITVDVLPFTADDAAGEGAVDGGAGAALIIIDRSSDAQRDLGVQEARAGQQLVGDLSRRLLAEDLAGALLELLERLRRMVGVDAASWLRIDESAVVEVLGDHAGELRAASLRGLPWCAQAVRDEATVHVVDGLTDTRFDTGREMKVLGLRSGVIAPIVVDNVIRSLLFVGSRTASWDAHLVHLLDTAADLIGSAVARQQHDEHLRQQLVTDVETGLPGAAVIDLALGSALRSPAGGTVVIVRLRRYDDVAAAYGGRQAAQFLTVCAQQLDDALGVTTCRVGTGELGFVDMAGRADIGDLVHTTLAGPLPVRDGLRALADPVVGVCQASRHTTAAAALTRARAALAVASIRADDPPVPASESLVLDTAQELGRALALEEAIADRRIVIHTQAGRRLTDRAPRWAEVLVRFSDTDLADIPVQEVIATAERTGAIHQLGLQVMRAAALLRQRLGDLGPELLSINLSAVQLRSDDLPEQLEKIVRRVGCDPTQFALELTETAIMHDLDRAGRVVHALADAGFTLMIDDFGAGTSTIRKLVDLPFDVLKIDRGLVAGIHEDPRRHRLLASTIDLGLGQDKLIIVEGIETHADADAVTRLGADIAQGYLFSRPCPPEIGVLECADWTVWKPTPSRTP
- the mreC gene encoding rod shape-determining protein MreC, coding for MNRRRTVIAAFLLIALAFITLDFRESGGPVGGLQRGADAVFSPIQEGFAALVRPIGGFFGSIFDLGTLRSQIEQLQEENATLRQRGLRIADIERRLTEAEELLGMVQRENLRVVGARVIAAPPGTFQREILIDVGAGQGVAQGMAVINDRGVVGQVIQVTSTRARVALLTSVETGDFSVNAVTPDFRSPGLLSGQGSGLLRLEMLDSNIAVPLDAEIVTLRFQGSLVPPGLPIGIIEPPADGDTEGERFLSVRPFVDFGELSTVAVVIAGPEEDGEFTEEETIEADIAPAPTVTLAPDPDAVAVPGVDFPAPATPTEDPSASPSPSPSPTETEG
- a CDS encoding JAB domain-containing protein codes for the protein MTATTLAPDTTLPTNRLVLPDHRHRPHVGCPEDADRLVRPRLVGLDRERCLLLSLDARHRLIALDVVSVGTATHTFMSPREIYRDALLRGASAVFLAHNHPSGDPSPSDADRAITRRLHRAGATVGVDLLDHLVIGDHEFVSLAREGAC
- a CDS encoding helix-turn-helix transcriptional regulator, giving the protein MSFLLERDEVLDTVASALHRAGAGAGAGVLVEGSAGTGKTSVARACAVAAEAEGFRVLQARGLDLERGFPWGVAVQLLQRLDPEERATVLRGAAALAQPLVDASALDTADGDPFPRVHGLHWAVANLSEVRPLLLVVDDAQWADPQTLRWLCYLLARVEDLPVVVLVTARTGEPTSTEVARLLAHLTTMSTTVTLWPLSADAVRTLVSRLLPEATDAFRTSVVDAVAGNPFLCHQLAATVRHEAIVPDDTAADHLHDLRPAGIRNAMLVQLGQLGSDAADVAAAVAALESAATPEVLVAVSGLTEDQLDGVLDQLYASTLLSPGDDAPSFVHPIVREAVLEDLGPARRARLHATAARVLHGLSRRDQDVASQLLRASPVREEWAVEVLRRTATDAMRRAAPARAVELLDTALELVVDPAVEVQVLVELGTAEAAAGMASALTHLGEALRRTSRAETTVPVAVTLGDSLYAAGRFEDAARAYDHGRRLRSDDVRLDPRVEARLLGGLDMSRNLHSRPSGEAARRLAGLRPADAADEHLQTLLRAITAGQMALGLAGSADGAPVTHARLVDLTDRAMTAPDLLREAGLPILEPLVLALVRCERWRRALAFVDELSEVASRRGHMTTHASLLPLRALCNLMLGRLTDAAGDGTDGIRLAEDTSAAFLATSAVSRYALAVASLERDRPDEALDAVSHPRADQHWGGSPLYGWFLTGQGAVDLARGRHEQALAAFTRAGERFMSAGGPGAFCDWRGGAALAARGMGDLDTARECAEDNLTLAEAFGAPATIAGALRVRALISDDRDEAVDLLGRARTLVAGTDAALERARVHVELGAALRRAGHRRDARAMLRAGLAEAQRCGAHRLVRRVGEELEVAGARRPELAVEGVDALTPSELRVARRAAAGHSNRAIAEQLFVTRKTVETHLSNVYRKLGIASRGQLRSAIADTDADPAAERP